In Nisaea acidiphila, the DNA window TCCTCGCGGCCGAGGGGTTGCTCGATTACGTGCCGAACAGCGGCTACGTGGTCCGGAGCTACACGGTGCAGGATATCGAGGGCGTCTATGCCGCGCGGTCGGTGCTGGAGGGTCTCGCCGCCAGAACCGTCGCGGAGAAAGGGCTGTCGGACAGCGCCCGCGGGCTGCTGCACAAGAACCTGTCCGAAACCGAAGCTTTGCTTAATTACTCCGATTGGTCGGACGAGGTGCGCGACGCCTGGGCTCGGCTCAACGAGGAGTTCCACGAGGCGATCTTCGCCGATGCGGGTAACCGGCATCTGAGCGAGTTGATCGGCAAGTCCCGTTCGATCCCTTTGCTCAAGGGGGTCAAGTTTCGCTGGCATGACCTCGAGACACTGGCCACGTCCTTTGCCGATCACGCCGAGTTGTTCGACGCGATCGCCAACGGGCAGGGATCGAGGGCGGAGTATCTCGCGCGGGAGCATGTCTACCAAGCCGGCCGCCGGCTGATCGCGAACTGGCGCAGGGCAGGTGCGGATACGGCGTCTTCTGGGCGCCGTCCGGCCCGAAGGGTATCTCGCGCCGCCTGAGCGTGCAGCTCAAACGCATGAGGCGGGGGGCGCCAAGCCCAATGTCCGTTTTTTAGCCAGAAACACGCGCCATTCTGCAAAATTAATAGGCATGGCGGGATTGCCTCGCAGCCGTTCTCCCGGATTCCGCTGCGCTTGCGGGCATGGCATGCATATTGCTGTTCCATGATCGAATGTTGCGCCGCAGCAAAAACGCTGATCGGGGAGACAAGGCGTGGTGCGCACCGGTGGTGAAATCGAGCTTGTTGGCCTGACCAAACGCTACGGATCCGTCGAGGCCGTGAAGGCGATCGATGTGAGAATCCCGGAGGACAGCTATTGCTGTCTGCTGGGGCCGTCCGGCTGCGGCAAGACCACGACGCTGCGCATGATCGCCGGGCACGAGAGTGTCTCGGAGGGGGATATCCTGATCGGCGGCGCGAACGTCTCCGACCTGATGCCGGCCAAGCGCGGCACGGCGATGATGTTCCAGAGCTATGCCCTGTTTCCTCATCTGAATTGCGCCGAGAATGTCGCCTTCAGTCTGAAGATGCGCGGTATGGGCAAGAGCGAGCGGCGTGAGACCGCGATGGAATATCTGGCGCTGGTCGAGATGGACCAGCACGCCGAGCGCCTTCCCTCGCAGCTATCCGGCGGACAGCAGCAGCGTGTAGCACTGGCCCGCGCGCTGGTGACGAAACCTGATGTCCTGCTGCTCGACGAACCGCTTTCGGCCCTCGACCCGTTCCTGCGCATTCGCATGCGCGAGGAATTGAAGCGTCTGCAGTCCGAACTCGGCATCAGCTTCATCCACGTCACTCACAGCCAGGAAGAGGCGATGGCGCTTGCCGATCTGGTGGTCGTCATGAATGACGGCCGCATCGAGCAGGCGGCGCCTCCGCGCGAAGTTTTCGAGAAACCCGCGAGTGTCTTCGTCGCCCGCTTCATCGGGGGACATAACGTGATGAGCGGAGCGATTGCCGGCGAGGATCCGGCGAGTTCGGTCGCGATCCGGGCCGACAGGGTAAGCCTTTCCCGCGCCGGGGGCGCCATCGGCGACGGCAGTCACAGCGTCGAGGCGAAGATCGCCGCCATTGAATATCTCGGGCTCTGGGCGAAGCTGCGACTCGATGCGCCGGAACTTCAGGATTTCACCGTGTCCCTGCCGGATTCCCAGTTCTTCGCGGAAGGCTTCCGGGTGGGTGAGAGCGTCACCGCGTCATGGCGTTCTACCGATCTGCACCGGCTGAGTGCCGATCGGTAGGACATCAAAAGAGGAGGCTTCAGATGTCGAATACCAAGGACCTGAAAAAAACGAAAACGTCCAAAGGAGCTATCTCGCGTCGTGGCGTGCTGAAGGGAATGGCCGCGGGGGCGGTCGCCGGAGGTACGCTGATCAAGGGAGCGCCCTTCGTGCATGCGTCGGAGCCGATCACGCTTCGCATCGCCGGCACGGGCGTCAATCAGTTCAAGGAACTGGCCGACAAGGCGAAGGAGGATCTGGGCTTCACGATCCAGTACACCTCGCTCACTTCGGACGACGTGGTGAAGCGGGCAGTAACCCAGTCCTCGTCCTTCGACATGCTCGATGCCGAATACTGGATGCTCAAGAAGATCGTGCCCTCGGGCAAGATGAAGGGCATGGATGTTTCGAAGATCAAGTATTACGACCAGATCGTGCCGATCTTTACCAAGGGCGAGCTGCCGGATGGTACCAAGATGTCCCGCCAGGGCATCGCGCCGATCAAGGTGAGCTACCTGAAAGGTGCTGAGTCGAGCGAGTTTGCCGATGACCCCAGCGGCTACATGACGCTGATCCCGACGGTCTACAATGCCGATACGCTCGGCATCCGGCCGGACCTGATCAAGCGCCCGATCAATACCTGGGCCGAACTGCTGAATCCGGAATTCAAGGGCAAGGCCTCGATCCTGAACATTCCCTCTATCGGCATCATGGATGCCGCCATGGTCTGCGAAGCCTCCAAGCTCGTCAGCTACGGCGACAAAGGCAACATGACCAAGGAAGAGATCGACGCCACCATGAAGGTGCTGACCGAGGCCAAGAAAGACGGCCAGTTCCGCGCCTTCTGGAAGGAGTTCAACGAGAGCGTCAACCTGATGGCCTCGGGCGAAGTCGTGATCCAGTCCATGTGGTCGCCGGCGGTCACCAAGGTCCGCTCGATGGGCGTGCCCTGCATCTACCAGCCGCTGAAGGAAGGTTACCGGGCCTGGGCCGGCGGCCTCGGCCTGCCGTCGCATCTCGACGGCAAGAAACTGGATGCGGCCTACGAGTTCATCAACTGGTACATGTCCGGCTGGACCGGCGCCTTCCTGAACCGCCAGGGCTACTACACCGCCGTGCTGGAAACCGCGAAACCCTTCATGTCCGAGGACGAATGGGGCTTCTGGATGGAAGGCAAGCCGGCCAAGTCCGACATCATGAGCCCGACCGGCCAGAAGATCGAACCGGCGGGCGCGACCCGCGATGGCGGCTCCTTCTGGGACCGCATGGGGAACGTGACCGTCTGGAACACGGTGATGGACGAGGACCGTTACATGGTCCGCAAGTGGAACGAGTTCATCGCCGCCTGATGAATCTTATGCCGGAGGCCGGTCTGGCCGGCCTCCGGTTCCTCGAACGAGCCGAACCGGGACAAGCCTGATGGAGCGATTGAGCGCCTGGACCGCCTATCTGCAGGCGTTGCCGCTGACCCTGATCTTTCTGGTTTTTTTCGCGCTACCGATCGCGCTCGTCGTGGTGGTCAGCTTCTTCGATTACCAGACCTACCAGATCCTGATTCCGGATTTCGTGCTGTTTAACTACGAGGACGTCTTCTCCTCCTCGGTCACCTACCAGACCTACCTGATCACCTTTCGCTTCTGCCTGATGGTCTGGGCGATCACGCTCGTCCTCGGCTTCACGATCGCCTACTTCCTTGCTTTCCATGTCCGCACGATCACCATGCAAATCGTGCTCTTCCTGCTCTGCACGATCCCGTTCTGGACCTCGATCGTCATCCGCATGATCGCCTGGATCCCGCTGCTCGGGCGGAACGGCCTGGTGAACAAGGCGCTGCTCGCGATGGGGGTCACCGACGCGCCGGTGGAATGGCTGCTCTACAGCGAGTTCGCCGTGGTGATCGGCTATGTCCACCTCTACACGCTGTTCATGATCGTGCCGATCTTCAACTCGATGATGCGGATCGACCGCTCCCTGCTTGAAGCCGCGACCGATGCTGGCGCGAGCGGCTGGCAGACGGTCTGGAACGTCATCGTACCGCTCTGCAAGCCTGGCATCGCCATCGGCTCCATCTTCGTGGTCGCTATGGTGATGGGGGATTTCGTCACCGTGAACGTGCTCGGCG includes these proteins:
- a CDS encoding GntR family transcriptional regulator, producing MSTRGQSVVRSLRDRVLDGQYAPGARLNEIEISNSLNVSRTPVRAALAILAAEGLLDYVPNSGYVVRSYTVQDIEGVYAARSVLEGLAARTVAEKGLSDSARGLLHKNLSETEALLNYSDWSDEVRDAWARLNEEFHEAIFADAGNRHLSELIGKSRSIPLLKGVKFRWHDLETLATSFADHAELFDAIANGQGSRAEYLAREHVYQAGRRLIANWRRAGADTASSGRRPARRVSRAA
- a CDS encoding ABC transporter ATP-binding protein, whose amino-acid sequence is MVRTGGEIELVGLTKRYGSVEAVKAIDVRIPEDSYCCLLGPSGCGKTTTLRMIAGHESVSEGDILIGGANVSDLMPAKRGTAMMFQSYALFPHLNCAENVAFSLKMRGMGKSERRETAMEYLALVEMDQHAERLPSQLSGGQQQRVALARALVTKPDVLLLDEPLSALDPFLRIRMREELKRLQSELGISFIHVTHSQEEAMALADLVVVMNDGRIEQAAPPREVFEKPASVFVARFIGGHNVMSGAIAGEDPASSVAIRADRVSLSRAGGAIGDGSHSVEAKIAAIEYLGLWAKLRLDAPELQDFTVSLPDSQFFAEGFRVGESVTASWRSTDLHRLSADR
- a CDS encoding ABC transporter substrate-binding protein yields the protein MSNTKDLKKTKTSKGAISRRGVLKGMAAGAVAGGTLIKGAPFVHASEPITLRIAGTGVNQFKELADKAKEDLGFTIQYTSLTSDDVVKRAVTQSSSFDMLDAEYWMLKKIVPSGKMKGMDVSKIKYYDQIVPIFTKGELPDGTKMSRQGIAPIKVSYLKGAESSEFADDPSGYMTLIPTVYNADTLGIRPDLIKRPINTWAELLNPEFKGKASILNIPSIGIMDAAMVCEASKLVSYGDKGNMTKEEIDATMKVLTEAKKDGQFRAFWKEFNESVNLMASGEVVIQSMWSPAVTKVRSMGVPCIYQPLKEGYRAWAGGLGLPSHLDGKKLDAAYEFINWYMSGWTGAFLNRQGYYTAVLETAKPFMSEDEWGFWMEGKPAKSDIMSPTGQKIEPAGATRDGGSFWDRMGNVTVWNTVMDEDRYMVRKWNEFIAA
- a CDS encoding ABC transporter permease yields the protein MERLSAWTAYLQALPLTLIFLVFFALPIALVVVVSFFDYQTYQILIPDFVLFNYEDVFSSSVTYQTYLITFRFCLMVWAITLVLGFTIAYFLAFHVRTITMQIVLFLLCTIPFWTSIVIRMIAWIPLLGRNGLVNKALLAMGVTDAPVEWLLYSEFAVVIGYVHLYTLFMIVPIFNSMMRIDRSLLEAATDAGASGWQTVWNVIVPLCKPGIAIGSIFVVAMVMGDFVTVNVLGGGQVASVGKAIAAELSYLQFPPAAANSMVLLGVVILLIMLLMRFADVRKEL